DNA sequence from the Myxococcota bacterium genome:
GCCGGGCAGCGAGCTCGCGCTGGCCAAGACCGACGCCTGCACGCTCGGTCTCTCGGTCTGCTACGACGTGCGCTTCCCGGAGCTCTACCGGCAGCTCAGCGAGCGCGGCGCCGAGGTGCTGCTCGTGCCCTCGGCCTTCACGGTGCCGACCGGGCGCGACCACTGGGAGGTGCTGCTGCGCGCGCGCGCGATCGAGAACCAGTGCTACGTGGTGGCGTCGGCGCAGTTCGGCGACCACAACCCGAGCCGCCGCTCCTTCGGCCGGTCGTTGATCGCCGACCCCTGGGGCACCCTGCTCTGCGTCGTGCCCGACGGCGAGGGCATCGGGCTGGCCGAGCTCGACTTCGCCCGCCAGGCGGAGATCCGCCGGCGCCTGCCCGCTCTTAGACACCGCCGTCTCTGACGACCGGAGCGTGGGTAGGGTGCCCACGCGACCACCGGAGCGTGGGTAGGGTGCCCACCCGACCATCGGCCAGGGATCAAGCGGTCTCCGAGCGTTGCCGATTCCGACCGCGATGCCCAAGGCCGCGCTCATCGTGCGCATGTCCGGACAGCCGGACGAGGTGTTCGAGATCAGCAAGCCCGAGACGCTGATCGGCCGCGCGCCCACCTGCGACCTGCAGATCCCGGACGACAGCATGAGCCGCGAGCACGCGGTGGTGCTGTGCGATGGCGAGACCGCCAACCTCGAGGACCTGCAGAGCACCAACGGCGTGAAGGTCAACGGCAAGCGCGTGCGCACCGCCGAGCTCGCCCACGGCGACGAGATCGAGATCGGCCAGACGCACATGGTCTTCACCTTCCGCTGACGGAAACGGTCTTCACACCCGGGGGTCGCACGGGCGCCCTACCCTGGCTCCGGGCCGCGAGAACGGCGTTTTGAGGCCGATTCTGGCGGGCATGGCGCTTGCTCAGCCCCCCGCGCATGAAGTTCCGCTGGCTGACCCGGCGCGCGCGCGAGATCGTGACCGAGAGCCTGCTCCACGAGGGCGAGATGGACGTCGACCGCCTGCTCGTGGCCGGCGCGGTCGTGGTGCGCGACGGCGAGCACTTCCGGATCGAGAGCGGCGACGAGTCGTGGACCGAGCTCGAGGCCAGCGCGCGCCGGCTCTCGGGCCTGTGTGACTGCGGCGCGGTGCTGTCCGTGAAGCACACCCGCGCCCACTGCCGCTCCTGCGGCCGCGAGTACCTCGCCCCCTAGGCCGAGCGAAGGCCGCCCTGAGCGAGGCCTGCAAACGACGGAGTCGCGCGCAGTGAGCCGCAGGCGAACGAACGCCAAGTCAGGTGGGATCGTCGCGGTGCAGGTCCTTGCGGCGGCGGTCAGGCCGAGCGAAGGCCGCCCTGAGCGAGGCCCGCAAGTGGCGAAGCCACGCGCAGTGAGCCGCAGGCGAACGAACGCCAAGTCAGGTGGGATCGTCGCGGTGCAGGTCCTTGCGGCGGCGGTCCCAGCCTTCGCGCACCAGGCGGCAGACCTCTTCGGCGGAGTCGACCACCGAGAAGAGCTTGAGGTCCTTGGGGCCGATCAGGCCCTGCTTCACGACCTCGCTCTGCAGCCAGTCGAGCAGACCCGACCAGAACCGAGTGCCGACCAGGATCACCGGCGTGTCGCGCGACTTGCCGGTCTGCTTCAGGGTGAGACACTCGAACAGCTCGTCGAAGGTGCCGAAGCCGCCCGGCAGCATCACGAACGCGCAGGCGTACTTCACGAACATGACCTTGCGCGCGAAGAAGTAGTCGAAGTGGATCACGGTGTCGGCGTAGCCGTTGTCGTGCTGCTCGAAGGGCA
Encoded proteins:
- a CDS encoding nitrilase-related carbon-nitrogen hydrolase translates to PGSELALAKTDACTLGLSVCYDVRFPELYRQLSERGAEVLLVPSAFTVPTGRDHWEVLLRARAIENQCYVVASAQFGDHNPSRRSFGRSLIADPWGTLLCVVPDGEGIGLAELDFARQAEIRRRLPALRHRRL
- a CDS encoding FHA domain-containing protein; translation: MPIPTAMPKAALIVRMSGQPDEVFEISKPETLIGRAPTCDLQIPDDSMSREHAVVLCDGETANLEDLQSTNGVKVNGKRVRTAELAHGDEIEIGQTHMVFTFR
- a CDS encoding TIGR00730 family Rossman fold protein, which translates into the protein MAEFVEGFETLAPIFPAVSVFGGARVARDTPIYQLGREIGRCLGREGFAVITGGGPGAMEAANRGAHEVEAPSVGLNIKLPFEQHDNGYADTVIHFDYFFARKVMFVKYACAFVMLPGGFGTFDELFECLTLKQTGKSRDTPVILVGTRFWSGLLDWLQSEVVKQGLIGPKDLKLFSVVDSAEEVCRLVREGWDRRRKDLHRDDPT